The proteins below come from a single Synechococcus sp. WH 8101 genomic window:
- a CDS encoding 2-isopropylmalate synthase, with product MAKDPGRVLIFDTTLRDGEQSPGASLNLEEKLAIAQQLARLGVDIIEAGFPFASAGDFEAVQRIAQQVGGAQGPIICGLARASRGDIKACADAVAPAPRRRIHTFIATSDIHLEHKLRKSRKEVLAIVPEMVAYARSLVDDVEFSCEDAGRSDPEFLYEVIEAAIAAGAGTINIPDTVGYTTPAEFGALIAGIDQHVPNIQEAVLSVHGHNDLGLAVANFLEAVKNGARQLECTINGIGERAGNAALEELVMALHVRRRYFNPFFGRDEESPTPLTAVRTEEITKTSRLVSNLTGMVVQPNKAIVGANAFAHESGIHQDGVLKNRLTYEIVDARTVGLSDNRISLGKLSGRSAVRARLEELGYDLSREDLDEAFARFKDLADRKREITDRDLEAIVSEQVQQPEARYQLKLVQVSCGSSLRPTATVTLANEEGREQTTAAIGTGPVDAVCRALNALAEEPNELVEFSVKSVTEGIDAMGEVTIRLRREGQLFSGHSADTDVVVAAAQAFVNALNRLVAGASRSAIHPQRDHAVLETRPSL from the coding sequence CTGATCTTCGACACCACCCTGCGGGATGGTGAACAGTCGCCTGGCGCCAGCCTCAACCTCGAGGAGAAGCTGGCCATCGCGCAGCAGCTGGCCCGGCTCGGTGTCGACATCATCGAAGCCGGATTTCCCTTTGCCAGTGCCGGCGATTTCGAGGCGGTGCAGCGCATCGCCCAACAGGTGGGTGGTGCGCAGGGGCCAATCATCTGCGGTCTCGCCCGCGCCTCCCGTGGCGATATCAAGGCCTGTGCCGATGCGGTGGCTCCAGCCCCGCGCCGCCGCATCCACACCTTCATCGCCACCAGCGACATTCATCTCGAGCACAAACTGCGCAAGAGCCGCAAGGAGGTGCTGGCAATCGTTCCCGAGATGGTGGCGTATGCCCGCTCCCTGGTCGATGACGTCGAGTTTTCCTGTGAGGACGCCGGCCGCAGTGATCCGGAGTTTCTCTACGAGGTGATCGAGGCAGCGATCGCGGCTGGTGCGGGCACGATCAATATTCCCGACACCGTCGGTTACACCACCCCGGCGGAGTTCGGTGCCCTGATCGCCGGCATCGATCAGCACGTGCCCAACATCCAGGAGGCGGTCCTGTCGGTGCATGGCCACAACGATCTGGGTCTGGCCGTGGCCAATTTCCTTGAGGCGGTCAAGAACGGCGCCCGTCAACTCGAGTGCACCATCAATGGCATCGGCGAACGGGCCGGTAATGCGGCCCTGGAGGAGTTGGTGATGGCGCTGCATGTGCGCCGCCGCTACTTCAATCCTTTCTTTGGTCGCGACGAGGAGTCCCCCACGCCGCTCACGGCCGTTCGCACCGAGGAGATCACCAAGACCTCCCGCTTGGTGTCGAATCTCACCGGCATGGTGGTGCAACCCAATAAGGCGATCGTGGGTGCCAACGCCTTCGCCCACGAGTCGGGCATTCACCAGGACGGCGTGCTCAAGAACCGCCTCACCTATGAAATTGTCGATGCCCGCACCGTCGGCCTGAGCGATAACCGCATCTCTCTGGGCAAGTTGAGTGGTCGCAGTGCCGTGCGCGCTCGCCTGGAGGAGCTGGGCTACGACCTCAGCCGTGAGGATCTCGATGAGGCCTTTGCTCGCTTCAAGGATCTGGCCGATCGCAAGCGTGAGATCACCGATCGCGATCTGGAAGCGATCGTGAGCGAGCAGGTGCAGCAGCCCGAGGCCCGCTACCAGCTCAAGTTGGTGCAGGTGAGTTGTGGCAGCAGCCTGCGGCCCACGGCCACCGTCACCCTGGCCAACGAAGAGGGACGGGAGCAGACCACGGCCGCGATCGGCACCGGGCCAGTCGATGCGGTGTGTCGGGCGCTCAACGCCCTGGCGGAGGAGCCCAACGAGCTGGTGGAGTTCTCGGTGAAATCGGTCACTGAGGGCATCGACGCCATGGGGGAGGTCACGATTCGGCTCCGGCGTGAAGGGCAGCTGTTCTCGGGGCACTCCGCCGACACCGATGTGGTGGTGGCGGCGGCTCAGGCGTTCGTCAATGCCCTCAACCGCCTGGTGGCTGGTGCGTCCCGCTCCGCCATTCATCCCCAGCGCGATCATGCGGTCCTGGAGACCCGCCCGAGTCTCTGA